The Diorhabda sublineata isolate icDioSubl1.1 chromosome 9, icDioSubl1.1, whole genome shotgun sequence nucleotide sequence TATTCTTGTTCCTGCCGTTCTTTGTCCATCATATTTTTGGTTACTCTAAAATCTGGCAGTCTCTAGATGTGACCTAGCCCCTTCTGTTTTGCTTAGTTctgcttttaaaaataaatccacGTTTCGTTTTCGTTTCCTCCAGGTTAGACGTCTATCCAAGTTCGTGCCTAGGTTATTATCAATCTTCACCGGTGGAGATGCTTTTCTTCTTAGGGTGAACGTAACGTATAATAATTTTCCTTCATTAGCATTGATACGTCGTGGTTTTAGCACAGCAGAGTCATCAGCAGTAAATAATTGATTCTTAGAGACCCCATTGTGAAACACCAGATTGTCTGTTAGTTAAATATGATTTGAAGAACTGATAGTAGGTATGGAAAGTAGTTTCTCAAGCTTGACTTGCAATCCACTATGCCAAAAGCTTGggataaatcaaaattaagcTGCAGAACAGTATCTTTTGTCATTGATATCTCTATTAATTTGTTTAACTACCCTATGGAGATGCTCTACTGATGCTTTTTGTATGGATTAAGAGAAATAAAAACTTCTcttgattattattaacaaaaattcaatgaaatccGATACATTTCGTCTACTTCACTTCTTATTTCGTTATTTGTTCTCCTCAGCCACGAATCTTCCTCATTTTTACCACCTAGTATCCTTCTTTCGTTCCCATATATCTCTGCTTTGTTAAGAATCCTCCGTAGCTCAATCTtgatcttattattgttttgtatagttGTAGCTTTTCTGGACATCTTTGGGGATCCTATTTAGCGCTCCAAACTGTTGTTTACTTCCCCTCGTCATCGTCGTTTCCTTCCGATTTATCTTCGTTGACTAGTAGAATCATGGTCATTGCTATTAAGACTCTGCAGGTTTCCTTGAGCTCGGTTTCCGTCTGCGTATGCCGGTAGTTGAGTAGTAGATGAAGGATCTTCCTGTTTTAGTCCTGTGCTGGTCTGGAAACAATTTGATAGTCTTTGATTTGCCTTCATCTTCGTTTTTGTCTGTTCTAGTGTCTATTTCGTAAGCTATCAAGTCTCCATAAATTCTCAAGCTTTTATCTACGGCCTTAGTCAAAATTGTGGTAGTCTTCGTTGCAGTTCCACCATACTTGATTAATTCTGGTTTTATTTCGTCCTCTCCCGTTTTTTAACCCCCGAATTATTGTTGTTGAAACCTTTAGACAACTCTACAGTCTGTGGACTCCGATGTTCCGATTCGATGCGcgtaaatattgttttttgtccGCTCCTCGTATCTGCCCGTCAAGACGATACAAACAAACTAACTGGCTTGACCTgatggaaaataatttctataatgtCGTAGTGGTGGAAGTTAATGTTACCGTTGTTAATTCAACGGCAACGTAGCGTCTTCGCGTGTCGATGTGTATGCCTCGCCTACCTGGATGAATGAACTAAACCATCAGAAAATGTGTTCGATTTAAGTGTGATTTTCGTGATAAAAAACATATTCCGTCCATTTTTCTAGTTTATTAGGTGTAAGTGTAATTTTTTATGTGCCAAAATGACTGTACAACATTCTGAAGCCTATTATGATCGCGAAACGAACAGATTTATACCGAGAGTTAATCAGAGAAAGCAGGAACGAATTCGGAGAAGAACGTGTAAAGATATAGGTAAAAAATGAtggatttttaagaattttttgttgtttcaattaaaaaattcaccAAGTTTATGATAGGAATTTAATGATGTAGATTAacgagaacaaaaaaataaatactataaacTAGGTGTGTCAACAATAGCATGTGTCATTGGCGGTTACTACCATTGTTTACatacaatgtttttaaattttctacatgTATACCGGGTGGGCTTTTAAATACGTATTATACAACTTATgtttataaatgtaaaaatctATGATTTGCTTTTGAATAATCactatttttccataaaatttttaatcgcTCTTTCTTTACTTGGGGAAGCTACAAATTTGctctaaagaaaaaataacaaaggattCTGCCGTCTTCAGTATTATTAAAATAGCTTAGCgattataaattatcatttaattgCTTTAAATCCACGTAAGGGAAGCCCCAACTGAATGGGGTTGCCAAACATTCCggattttttaattagaaaataaagttaacctaacctaacttaaccaataCGTGGAAATCACATTACATTATATTTCTTagcattaaattgaattttcaaaaccatgaacgttttcaaaaattcttactGCAAATCTCTGTACTCTTTATCCATAACCTAAAATTTGGCCCGGGCGTTTATTAAACCTAGTTATTAAGTAGTAAAAAACTTGAGTATATTTTCTGAATTCGTTTTCAGCCAAGAttggtttgttttatttaattttctacgGAATGCTATCATCTATGGTGTCAGTATGTATGTGGGTGTTCTTTCAAACGTTAGACCCCAGGATACCGAAATGGCAGCTAGACAGATCACTGATAGGAACAAATCCGGGATTAGGATTCCGTCCTATGCCAGTTAACAACGAAGAAAGTACCTTAATTTGGTTCAAAGGATCAAATAAAACCAGCTATTTACATTGGGTGGATaatattctacaatttttggatagtaagttttttttgttacttaaattttgagataaacaaatatttattgctCGATATGGCttaattgtttttaaagatATTCTCTTTGctccattccgattgagatacctccgcaatatgtgatttgaacgcatcaatcgcttcttcgggtgtagaaaaacgtcgacgtcgcaatttaatttttatcttcgggaataagaagaaagaaatggtgcttcatcaccaaaagtcgaaccGAGTTGATCGACAAACTGTTGTTGAttcaatccacgtcgaaagtcatagaaaatcatcgcacaaattgtgatttaatacaattttttaccaatatttcaagtttatatAAACAAGTCAAATAGTACTCGTATCagaacacgttctgagtacattCACCATTTAAGATGTCCCATATTTACTATCTAGGAACTACATAAAATCCATTTGAATGACCGATACAAATAGACCTGGAAAAATTCATATCAATCATATGATGAACATAGTCACTTGAAAAGTCCACTTGATTAAGTATAAAAACGGACAGTTAAACGTTATTTTTAGCGAATTTTATCATTGATGCATAAAACGAGCTTGGATTTATTTTCTTGCGCGTTAATTTTTTGCGATGtaagtttataataatataccGGATGTAACTAACAAATTTAAGAtcgtttttcaactaaatacAATTGGTATAGTATAAGTATATACAATCCCGGACTTTTTTGTGGTTTAATATATTTCGTTGTATCTCAAACAGATTCCGCAGGAACTTAAGATGACAGATTTATCCTcacatttccaaaaattatcattatactTCAATCCATATACACATAACCTTCATAAATTGTTTATCTATCTCACTATTGGttaaaatcgtgaaaaatttaCGAAAAGACAGACTTAGATGGACATTATGTTGTGATAAGTGTCTGTTTACTATTTGTTTTGCAGAATATTATGTACCGAGCAAAATAGCAAAGGGTAATGGTCAAATAAAGACGTGTTCACATCACGACTATCCGGCTATCGGCGAAGTATGCGAAGTTGACGTAAGGGATTGGGAAGAATGTAACAGagatcaattttttaattatcataaaAACTCGCcgtgtatttttttgaaattgaataaaatatacgGTTGGACTCCCGAGTACTATGACGATCCGTATAATTTACCAGAAGAAATGCCCGACAcgttaaaaaatcatataagGAGTATAAATAATACAAGAGAGGTAAGATGATGTGGacatattaaaatgaaaaaaataatttaatgaataatatactcgatatttacaatttttttaatttcttagttACAGAATGTTTGGTTATCATGTCATGGTGAAAATCCTGCTGATAGAGAATATTTGGGACCAGTTACCTACTACCCTAGGGCTGTACAGGGATTTCCAGGATATTACTTCCCCTATTTGAATTCTGAAGGTTATCTTAGTCCATTAGTAGCAGTTAAATTCGAAAGACCAGTTTGTAAGTATAAGAATTTCtcaattataaacataaataaaaataaaagggatgcttttatagaaaatatcacATACATCatccatttttaataatattttacaaaaaataatattgaccATCCTTCTTCAAAATACTtgattatttacaattttttttaaatctttcattatatcaacaaaaatgCCGCTAATAGAATCTTTTATAAGTACATACCTGAATTTGAAAACACTTTTAGATAAAAAGTCCTTGTCACAATATAAAGAACACTAATTTTTCCTCTACTAACACACAAGCACactaaatatttgttcaaaaaattcaatttttgagaCGATCTCTCTAAAAGCCTTAGTACGCCAAACATACTagcttctattttttttattcatattcatttatattcatATGTCAATAATGCCATATGCAATATTTAATACAACTTGCCTTATAAGTTGCATACCTATAAGGTAGATAATTGTAGTTaaggttaaaaatatattaattcctAATTTTATATCATAAGATAATTGAGCCAATAGTCTCTTCTAATAATGTAactaattattgtaataatttccaataaattattgttaatgtGTATAGGCAATATTTGATACAACTTGCTTCTTGGGTTGCATaactaaaagttttattttcaccaTGACATAATACGTTAATCTATAATTCTGTTCCTACTGTGCCGTTTCGTTAAGTTTTTCTTGCCACGTGTATTTAAAGGGAATTTTAATTGTATAAGATTCAACTGAGTGGTTTGGAACACTGAACTATAGTAATACTGAAACAAGCGCTAGTTGTTTCATATAAAAGAGGCACTTGGCGGttttgtaatacatttttcaatttatcaaaaaatgcaTCTGCggatttatacttttttgaaatgttCATTTTTCATTCCAGCTGGTATCGTTATAAACGTTGAATGCAGAGCATGGgccaaaaatataatttacaataGGGGAGACAGGATGGGTTCAGTGCATTTTGAACTTTTAATCGACtaaaattataaactaattataataattacaagTCGTACTGTAGTTATATTGTACCTACATCTACATGAAGTG carries:
- the LOC130448895 gene encoding sodium/potassium-transporting ATPase subunit beta-2-like isoform X2 encodes the protein MTVQHSEAYYDRETNRFIPRVNQRKQERIRRRTCKDIAKIGLFYLIFYGMLSSMVSVCMWVFFQTLDPRIPKWQLDRSLIGTNPGLGFRPMPVNNEESTLIWFKGSNKTSYLHWVDNILQFLDKYYVPSKIAKGNGQIKTCSHHDYPAIGEVCEVDVRDWEECNRDQFFNYHKNSPCIFLKLNKIYGWTPEYYDDPYNLPEEMPDTLKNHIRSINNTRELQNVWLSCHGENPADREYLGPVTYYPRAVQGFPGYYFPYLNSEGYLSPLVAVKFERPVSGIVINVECRAWAKNIIYNRGDRMGSVHFELLID
- the LOC130448895 gene encoding sodium/potassium-transporting ATPase subunit beta-2-like isoform X1 gives rise to the protein MREKKISQVSCRTFSRQEELLQIQAKYLEHVEEQKLTKTQIFLKSIYDKKRKTFFGRTGMSWAKIGLFYLIFYGMLSSMVSVCMWVFFQTLDPRIPKWQLDRSLIGTNPGLGFRPMPVNNEESTLIWFKGSNKTSYLHWVDNILQFLDKYYVPSKIAKGNGQIKTCSHHDYPAIGEVCEVDVRDWEECNRDQFFNYHKNSPCIFLKLNKIYGWTPEYYDDPYNLPEEMPDTLKNHIRSINNTRELQNVWLSCHGENPADREYLGPVTYYPRAVQGFPGYYFPYLNSEGYLSPLVAVKFERPVSGIVINVECRAWAKNIIYNRGDRMGSVHFELLID